The genomic region gctcacagtcttcatccccattttacagatgagggaacggaggcactgagaagtgaagtgacttgcccaaagtcacacagctgaccattggcagagctgggattaagttaagtgggcaagccacttgacttctctattcataataataataattatggtatttgttaagcgcttactatgcgccaggcactgtgctaagtgctggggtggatgcaagcaaatcggttgggacacagtccctgaactggCATCCGAACTGgcaagattcactcattcaatcgtatttattgagcgcctactgtgtgcagagcactgtactaagtgcttgggaagtacaagtcggcaacgtgtagagacagtccctacccaacagtgggctcacagtctagaagggagagacacagaacaaaacaaaacatattaataaaataaaataagtagaatatgtacaagtaaaataaataaatagagtaataaatacgtacaaacatatatacaggtgctgtggggaaggggaagcttagttaagtgcttagttaagtgcttactatgtgccaggcactgtgctaagtgctgggatggatacaagcaaatcagttgggacacagtctctgaactGGCATCTGAActggcaagattcattcattcattcattcaatcgtatttattgagcacttactgtgtgcagagcactggactaagcgcttgggaagtacaagttggcaacatctagagacagtccctacccaacagtgggctcacagtctaaaagggggagacagagaacaaaaccaaacatactaacaaaataaaataaatagaatatgtacaagtaaaatagagtaataaatacgtacaaacatatatacatatatacaggtgctgtggggaaggggaagcttaGTTAAAcgcttagttaagcgcttactatgtgccaggcactgtgctaagtgctggggtggatacaagcaaatcggttgggacacagtccctgaactggCATCTGAACTggcaagagtcattcattcaatcatgtttattgagcgcttactgtgtgcagagcactggactaagcgcttgggaagtacaagttggcaacatatagagacggtccctacccaacagtggcacttactatgtgcagagcattagtaagtgcttactaagcaacaggttagatacaagatattcaggtcaggtttagtccctgttccacgtgggactcacattttcAGGGAATGTACTGCCCTCGTATTGTGGGTTGGGcctgcataaataataataatggcatttattaagcgcttactatgtgcaaagcactgttctaagcgctgagcactgttctaagcactgcatggTATCTAGACTGTTGAGGACAGAAGCAGCTTTGAATGATGTATTAATCGGGAATAAACCGATGTCAATACAAAATtttctgcagtaataataataataataatgataatgttggtatttgttaagcgcttactatgtgcaaagcactgttctaagcactggggtagatacaaggtactcaggttgtcccacgaggggctcacagtcttcatccccattttacagatgagggaactgaggcccagggaagtgaagtgtcttgcccaaagtcacacagctgacaagtggcggagccaggatttgaacccacggcctctgactccaaagcccgggctctttccactggggcacgctgcttccccagttctgCTGCAGAACTCCGCTTATTTGTTTTATCGGTTTCGATAAACTCTTCTCACTTATTGTCGCTCCACCTGTACTTGTctgaagcagataataataatcaatatggtatttgataagtgcttacagtataccaggcactgtactaagcgctggggtggatacaggcaaatcctttgtcccatgtggggttcccagtctcaatccccattttacagaggagggaactgaggcccagacaagcgaagtgacttgcccgaggtcacacagcagactggtggcaaagtcgggattagaacccatgaccttctgaccctcaggcccgggctgtagccgctAAGCCAAGCAGATGTCCAAAGAGCGTGTCCATCTTCTCCTGAAAAACGATTCTCAAACAAGATTTGGAGattcaattctattttatttcagcACGTCGATacatttaaaaatattaaaatacaaAACTGTTATTCACACCTTCTCCCTTAACACATtccaaatttcatttaaaaataaaacagaggGTCCTTCGTTCTATAAAGTTTTAGTTTTAATCCACGGGGGATTTTAGAGTCTTCAGCTTTAATCACAGTGCGCCGCCAGGAAAATCACTGAGGAGTACGATCTAGGTTACATCTATCTTGTCAAAATACTTGGCATGGCCTTATTAAAACTCTGCACTATTCATTTTAAAACCAAATCATTTTTTCATCTTTAACATTACGCATCTAAAATATTAATTCTGCCTTCTGGGATCCTAAAGTAACCGGATGATCACAGCCAGTTGTTTCTAAAACAGCGCCGGATAGGTTTAGATTTATTTATACCCGTTCTGTATTGATTATCTGATAACAGATTGGGGTTATTACTTGAGGCCGATGATGTTAaaatttttcctttaaaaacatGGACAATTATTCACTCTGTTTAGCTCAAACACTTCATCAAGGCGGAGCCTTAAATGGCAAAAACGACTTCAGAAAACTTCATTAAAAATGCATTTGGAGTTAGCCCTGTGTAGATTTTAATGCTTAAAAATTAAAGCCACTGGGTCTCAGGTGACGGGTTTCCCCTCTTTGCTGAACAAACAGCCTGTGCGTCTTTCTTTTGGCCATAAAATCCCGCTGGACGGATATTGACCGCCTCGCTTTTACCCCGTCCAGCTTCCTTTCGGTTGCAGGACTTGCAAATTACTGTTTTACTACGTCTAATAATGCCCTTTAAGCAGAGGCTTCGAAGGGACAGGCAAACGTCCCAGAGGTGAGATAAATAATTAGAGACGTCTTTGGCTTTCCGTGCGCCCTCGCGCACGCCCGGAGGTCCCGCGTCCACCGGGAAAGCCGACGGCCTTAAATCAAGTACCGGGATTCCTGCTGTAACGCGCCCCTCTCTATGGAGTGCGTCACCCACAGGTCCCGGAGGATTTTGAATTTTTTCCGGAGAGTTCTCCGGAAGGCCTTCAGCTCCCCGACTCGACTCTGGTCTTCCCCGACGATCACGTGGGAGACCCCTTCTCGCAGACGGGCGACGACGATGGCGCCGTGGAACCGCAGCTCCAAGGCCGTGGTGGCCAGCCCCGTCCCCGGGACCCCGGTGCCGGGCCGGCCCGCGGCAGGGTAACGGTCCACGTAGACCGTGTGGCGGCGAAACAGGCCGAGGGGGCGGCTGTCCCAGGCGTAGCGATCTTCCACGTCGGCGATCACGGGGGCCATCTCCCGGGGCCCCCGCTCCGGGACGTCTTTCATGCCCGAAAAGAGTTCCTTCAGCTGGTCCGGGCTGGTGTCCGCGAAGTAGCTGTCCCCGAAGCGGTCGTACTCGCGGGCGAAGTGGCGTTGCGTGGCCGGAGTCACGTGGACCATGAAGCGCGGCTGCCAGGGCAGACACCGCCTGGCCTCGAAGCAGTCCAGGAGCCACTGGGGCCTGACCACGTCGTGCCCGTTGGAGGAGATGACGTTCCTCACCCGGACGTTCTCGGTGCCGGCGATGACGCAGTAGGTGTCCGGCCCCGGGTTCTGCACCACGCACCCGCCCAGCTCCGCTATCCGGCTCTCCAGCTCGGCCTTCGGGTGGCTGTCCGTCCCGCTCATGACGCAGAACTCCACCTCCTCGAAGACGTCCGCGACCCGGCGGACGTCGGCCAGGTCCGGGGCCTTGCGGTGCTCGACGACCCCGAGCGGCCTCTTGGCCCTGGGGGCGGCCCTCCGCTTCTTCCCCTGCGGCTCCCCGTCCTCCGCGGGGAAGTGCCTGGAGGCCAGCTTCCCGGAGGCCCTGCCGCGGAGCCGTTGCAGCTCTTCCGCGGTCATGCACTCGTGCCACGCCTTGTCCTCCCGGATCCTCTCGATCCGCGGGAAGCGCAGCGTGCAGTCCGTCCTGTACATGTCGCTGCCGACGATCTCGGCGGCCTTCACCTGGACGATGACCGAGTGGCAGGGCTCGATGTAGACCTCGGGCTTCTCCGTGCCGCAGGAGAGGCAGCCCGGGGGAGCTCTCTTCCGGTAGGGCTTCCAGTGTTCGGCCAGCTTCAAGCCCAGATCGTACAGCTCCTTCATGGTGTAGCCGGAGCCGACCCGGCACAAGGTGCGAAACACGGAGGGCTTCTCGCCCGGCGGGGGCGTTTCCGCcaccgcacacaggaagtgagaCATCATCCCGCCCCGGGAGCCTTTCCCCCAGTACCCGCCGACAATCAGAAGGTCCAGCTCGTCCATGATCCCGTTCACGTACTCCGGCTTGATCTTCAGCCACCCTTCTCCGCGTTTGTCCGGCTTGTAAATGGACGAGGGATCCTTCACCATGATCCCCTCTTCCCGCTTGTCGATGGCTTCGTTCAGCGCGTCGATCACTTCCCTCTTGGTGACGGCCTGCGCTTTCGGCACCGCTTCGATCCTCCCCTCCACCGGGGTGAAGACGCCGAGGAGGATCTCGTGCCGCCCGCGCAGGGTCTCGTGGCCCAGCTTCCTGTCGTCGACCATGAGGACGTCGAAGACGCAGAAGCACGTCTGCAGGTCGGAGTCCTCTTCCATCCTCTTGACGTCGAACCTGCTTCCCTTCTGCGTGAAAGTGCGGGTGGCCGAGCTGTAGGCCATCATCTCGCCGTCCAGGATGCAGTTGCGGAGGCCGGCCCGGAACGCCCCGTGGATGAACGGCGTTAAGGAGCCCTCGCGGGGGGAGGCGCCGAACTGCTCCGTGTAATCGTACCCGTTGCGGGAGAAGAACCTGTAGACGTCCCCGTCCTTGTGCATCTGCATGCGTTCCCCGTCTAGCTTGGTCTCGATGTAGAAGCTCCTCTGGTTCATGGTCTTCTCGATCTTCTGGATGTCCGCGACGGCCGCCAGCATGGGCTTGAAAGGGGAGAACAGGGCGATGGAGATGTCGctgagccccacggagggctcgtgCAGCTGCCTGCACACTTTTTCCAGGTCGGTGGTGACGTTGTACAGCTCGGCGGCGTCCcggtggaagagggagaacacgGCCTGCTGGCTGAAGCCCAGCTTCAGGTCCTTGATGATCATCCGGATCAACCACTTCTGCTCCAGGGCGGAACTCTGGGTTATCAGTTGGAGGAGGCTCCTCTTGACCAGGTCCTTCCTCTTGGCGGAGTTGTTGCTGGCGACGGAGTCCAGCTCGTCGTTCACCTGCTGGACGGACAGGCAGCCTTGGCGGCGGCACCTCCGCTGCAGCACGAAGTAGGCGACGGTGGCGAAGTCGCCGGCATCCCCCCGAGCCCCGGTGGGCGCTCGGTAGTTCAAGAGCTTCAGCGCGTCTTTTCCCTCTCTGGGGAGGTGGAGCAGCTCGATATAAAGTTTGGCCAGCATGGTTTCTTTAATGCCGTAGGCCACCCGCTCTCGCTCGAGCTGAGGCAGAATCAGTCTCATGGCTGGATAAAAGGAATCCGCCACCCCCGCCGCCTTCTTATAGAGGGCGTCGTGGAATTTCCTCCACGAGTCTAGAAACTCCGTAAAGTGCTTGATCTTCTCTGGGCGTTTTTTGCTTCTCTGGATCCTTTCCAGCGTGGAACACAAATCGGCGAAGGGCACGTGGGATGCCACCGTTCGTTGTGGAGAAGTCATGATTCCCTGCGTAAAGACAAAAAGATGGACACCGGACGCTCGTCTTGGGCAGGGGACGCGTCTGCTGATTCtgctttatcgtactctcccgaccgcctggaatgccctccctctccatgtctgcgggacaattactctccccaccttcaaaggctcaccgccacatgtctgctgtgtgaccttgggcaagtcacttaacttctctgagcctcagttccctcatctgtaaaatggggattaaggctgtgagccccatgtgggacaacttgatcaccttgtatccaaccccagcacttagaacagtgctctgcacatagtaagcgcttaacaaatgccatcattattattattattattattatcagaggcacatctctcttccaagaggcctgccctgactaaaccctcgtttcctctggtcccaatctatcaatcagtcgtatttactgagcgcttactgtgtgcagagcactgtactaagcgcttgggaagtacaagttggcaacatagagagacggtccctacccaacagcgggctcacagtctagaagggggagacagagaaaaaaaaccaaaacatattaacaaaataaaataaaatagatatcacccttggatttgcaccttttattcaccaccaccaccccccagacccacggcacttacgtccgtgtccgtgatttatttattatttatatctgtgatttatttatttatattaatgtctgtatccccctcgagactgctcactgtgggcagggaatgtgtctaccgactctgttatattgttagactgtactctcccaagcactcagtagcgtgctcagcacatggtaaccgatcaatatgactgattgactggtctgtgcctcactttattcatctgtaaaatgggggttagactACTATTCTCCTCCCCTTCAGAGACGTCTGATCTGATGCTACTGAAtgtacccccagtgcttggcacataggagcagggaacgtatccgccCATTCCGTTGTACTGtcttctcccgagcgctcagtacagtgttctacacatagtaagcgctcaatgaataccattgattgattaattgatagcaagcaccacaattattaagggtTTCGGTGGCACAGGAGGGCTGAAGTTGCAGTTGAGAGATGCCAAGTGGAGAAATTAGcaattaaccagggaaggcttggAGATGGGCGGTTTCGGGATTTggggcgcagtgctctgcacacagtaagggctcaataaatcgacGAAGGTGGCCCCAGGCCCGGCCCTTGCCCCCGCCAGCGGGACACCGGAGCGGGAGGTCACCCGTCGGGGGCCCAGCTCCCCCTGGCCTGTCCCCTGCAGCCCCTCCAGCCCGCCCTGCCCAACGTGGAGCAGCacaactctagactggaagctcgctgtgggccgggaatgtgtctgttatattgtattctcccaagcgcttacaagcagcatggggtaatggagagagcacaggcccgggagccagaaggtcgtgggttctaatcccagctctgccacttgtctgctgtgtgaccttgggcaagtcactttacttctctgggcctcagtgacctcatcgggaaaatggagattgagactgtgagccccatgtgggacagggactgggtccaaccggatttgcctgttttcaccccagcgcttagtacagtgcctggcacatactaagcgcttaacagagaagcagggtggctcagtggaaagagcccgggcttcggggtcagaggtcatgggttctaatccctgctgcgccacttgtcagccgtgtgactttgggcaagtcacttcacttctctgggccccacttacctcatctgtaaatggggattaagactgagagccccacgtggggcaacccgattaccttgtataccccccagtgcttagaatagtgcttggcacatagtaagcgcttaacaaatgccattattaattaaatggggatgaagcctgtgagccccatgtgggacaacacgattaccttgtataccccccagcgcttagaatagtgcttggcacatagtaagcgcttaacaaataccatcattaattatttaaatggggatgaagcctttgagccccaagtgggacaacccgattaccttgtatacccccaatgcttagaatagtgcttggcacatagtaagcgcttaacaaataccatcattaattaattaaatggggatgaagcctgtgagccccacgtgggacaacccgattacccggTATCCCCTTAGAtcagaagcgcttagaacagtggttggcacagagtaagcgcttaacaaataccaacattattattattagataattattagataatggagaagcagcgtggctcagtggaaagagcccgggctttggagtcagaggtcacgggttcaaatcccggctccgccaattgtcagctgggtgactttggggaagtcacttgacttctctgggcctcagttccctcatctgtaaaatggggatgaagactgtgagccccccgggggacaacctgatcaccttgtattccccccgcagcgcttagaacagtgctctgcacatagtaagcgcttaacaaatgccatcattattattattatgacgtaaTCATCCGGAGCGGAGGAAGCAGCAAAACCCGGACCCCGGAGCGGACGCCGCCGGACCCGGAGTCGACGTCATCGGATCCGGGTGAGTCCCCCTTCACCGCGCATGCGCGGATCCCTTCCCGGCCGGCCGAGCTCCAGGCCGGGCTTTGCCGAGGGCCGGCGCAGGCGGGAGTCCCGGCAGTcctgcccccattcattcattcattcagtcgtacttactgagcgcttcctgtgtgcacagcactgtactaagcgcttgggaaggacaagctggcaacatctagagacggcccctacccaacagcgggctcacagtctagaagggggagacagac from Tachyglossus aculeatus isolate mTacAcu1 chromosome 20, mTacAcu1.pri, whole genome shotgun sequence harbors:
- the LIG4 gene encoding DNA ligase 4, with translation MTSPQRTVASHVPFADLCSTLERIQRSKKRPEKIKHFTEFLDSWRKFHDALYKKAAGVADSFYPAMRLILPQLERERVAYGIKETMLAKLYIELLHLPREGKDALKLLNYRAPTGARGDAGDFATVAYFVLQRRCRRQGCLSVQQVNDELDSVASNNSAKRKDLVKRSLLQLITQSSALEQKWLIRMIIKDLKLGFSQQAVFSLFHRDAAELYNVTTDLEKVCRQLHEPSVGLSDISIALFSPFKPMLAAVADIQKIEKTMNQRSFYIETKLDGERMQMHKDGDVYRFFSRNGYDYTEQFGASPREGSLTPFIHGAFRAGLRNCILDGEMMAYSSATRTFTQKGSRFDVKRMEEDSDLQTCFCVFDVLMVDDRKLGHETLRGRHEILLGVFTPVEGRIEAVPKAQAVTKREVIDALNEAIDKREEGIMVKDPSSIYKPDKRGEGWLKIKPEYVNGIMDELDLLIVGGYWGKGSRGGMMSHFLCAVAETPPPGEKPSVFRTLCRVGSGYTMKELYDLGLKLAEHWKPYRKRAPPGCLSCGTEKPEVYIEPCHSVIVQVKAAEIVGSDMYRTDCTLRFPRIERIREDKAWHECMTAEELQRLRGRASGKLASRHFPAEDGEPQGKKRRAAPRAKRPLGVVEHRKAPDLADVRRVADVFEEVEFCVMSGTDSHPKAELESRIAELGGCVVQNPGPDTYCVIAGTENVRVRNVISSNGHDVVRPQWLLDCFEARRCLPWQPRFMVHVTPATQRHFAREYDRFGDSYFADTSPDQLKELFSGMKDVPERGPREMAPVIADVEDRYAWDSRPLGLFRRHTVYVDRYPAAGRPGTGVPGTGLATTALELRFHGAIVVARLREGVSHVIVGEDQSRVGELKAFRRTLRKKFKILRDLWVTHSIERGALQQESRYLI